From the Ruminiclostridium josui JCM 17888 genome, one window contains:
- a CDS encoding TIGR04066 family peptide maturation system protein, whose amino-acid sequence MGNIALVYPYNREFTPFLRYGGLDFKEFRLVAPGGWGMTDKDASRADDGEYIGILVKSCFESELEECDCVIFCEYSLPLDFNKYIYPKILESLHKKKDIICLIPLEKHIELEIRTLCNYEGVRFSYYKNESSQKFYNDFIENSVMNIQTIDVPVIFILGTGEKTNKFDIQLALRKYYLEKGYKVSQIGTRKYCECAGFNSFPDFMFDKTMSESQKVVCFNSYVKSIEKDEKPDVFIIGIPGGIIPLNDLFVQDFGILAYMVSCAVQPDVCILSVYYSQYENSLYENVNNSIKHKFGYDIDCLNLSNVRLDMPESYMQRELKYFSVSGKDIEEIKAVLNSQYQIAFNISNSKDAQSIAEFSESILAKYSEIALVNKI is encoded by the coding sequence ATGGGAAATATAGCGTTGGTATACCCATATAACAGGGAGTTTACACCTTTTTTAAGGTATGGAGGTCTGGATTTTAAAGAATTCAGATTAGTGGCTCCGGGTGGTTGGGGTATGACGGACAAGGATGCAAGCCGGGCGGATGACGGCGAGTATATCGGTATATTGGTAAAGTCATGTTTTGAAAGCGAACTTGAAGAATGTGACTGTGTAATTTTTTGCGAGTATAGCTTACCGCTTGATTTTAATAAATATATTTATCCTAAAATACTTGAGAGTCTGCATAAAAAGAAAGATATTATATGTCTTATACCATTGGAGAAGCATATTGAACTTGAGATTAGAACTTTATGCAATTATGAGGGAGTAAGGTTCAGCTATTATAAAAATGAATCATCTCAAAAATTTTATAATGATTTTATTGAAAATTCAGTTATGAATATTCAAACTATTGATGTTCCTGTAATTTTTATTTTAGGAACAGGAGAGAAGACTAACAAATTTGATATTCAATTGGCACTCCGCAAGTATTATCTGGAAAAAGGATATAAGGTAAGTCAGATAGGTACAAGAAAGTATTGTGAATGTGCGGGTTTTAATTCCTTTCCTGATTTTATGTTTGATAAGACCATGTCTGAATCACAAAAAGTAGTTTGTTTTAACAGTTATGTAAAGAGCATTGAAAAAGACGAAAAACCTGATGTTTTTATAATTGGGATTCCAGGAGGTATTATTCCGCTAAATGACTTGTTTGTTCAAGATTTTGGAATACTGGCATATATGGTTTCTTGTGCAGTTCAACCTGATGTATGTATTTTAAGTGTCTACTATAGTCAATATGAAAATAGCTTATATGAGAATGTCAACAATTCAATTAAACATAAGTTTGGGTATGACATTGATTGCCTGAATCTGTCCAATGTTAGATTAGATATGCCGGAATCATACATGCAGAGAGAGCTAAAATATTTTAGTGTTTCAGGTAAAGATATTGAGGAAATTAAGGCTGTATTAAATTCACAGTATCAAATTGCGTTTAATATATCTAATTCAAAGGATGCACAAAGCATTGCAGAATTTTCTGAATCAATCCTTGCAAAGTACTCGGAAATAGCTTTGGTTAATAAAATATAG
- a CDS encoding CLI_3235 family bacteriocin precursor: MKKLGKKLVDKKETLQAFFVDCDFECNKYCWSDPTTGIPNYAPRQSLNAYRDP, from the coding sequence ATGAAAAAGCTTGGGAAAAAGCTTGTTGACAAAAAAGAAACCTTGCAGGCGTTTTTTGTTGATTGTGACTTCGAATGTAACAAGTATTGCTGGAGTGATCCAACGACTGGTATTCCAAATTATGCACCACGACAGAGCCTCAATGCCTATCGTGATCCTTAA
- a CDS encoding peptide maturation system acyl carrier-related protein — MTEEIFMRLNDIFLKRFNIDLKSKSTMDYDKHLLGKEWGLEPRDLLILFMDIESQFGISISEKDIENGNFSSINNLVKMI, encoded by the coding sequence ATGACTGAAGAGATATTTATGAGATTGAATGATATATTTCTCAAAAGATTTAATATTGATTTAAAATCTAAGAGTACTATGGATTATGACAAACATTTATTGGGAAAAGAATGGGGATTAGAACCTAGAGATTTATTAATCTTATTCATGGATATAGAAAGTCAATTTGGCATTTCCATATCAGAAAAAGACATAGAAAATGGTAATTTCAGCAGCATCAATAACTTAGTTAAGATGATATAA
- a CDS encoding aldolase catalytic domain-containing protein codes for MPYDENIKILDCTIRDGGLINNFNFKDDFVRAVYETCVDSNIDYMEIGYKADKKIFTGNQFGPWKFCNENDIRRIVGDNNTELKISVMADAERTDYHRDILRKTDSVIDMVRVATYAHQISTAVDMIKDAHDKGYETTINIMAVSLLSETILNNALEQLSKSEVEVIYIVDSFGSLYSKDIHRLVKKYMQYAKSEGKKVGIHCHNNQQLAYSNTIEAINHGAEYIDATIAGLGRGAGNCPIELILGFLKNPKYNLRPIIQCIEKHIPAIKKENNWGFDVAYMLTGLLNRHPREAIAFLDSKREDYTNFYDTIINSD; via the coding sequence ATGCCATACGATGAAAATATAAAAATATTGGATTGCACCATAAGGGATGGCGGACTAATTAATAACTTTAATTTTAAAGATGATTTTGTCAGAGCTGTATATGAAACATGTGTTGATTCAAATATAGATTATATGGAAATAGGCTATAAGGCAGACAAAAAAATATTTACCGGTAATCAGTTTGGTCCATGGAAGTTTTGTAATGAAAATGATATACGCAGAATCGTAGGAGACAACAATACAGAATTAAAAATCTCTGTAATGGCTGATGCTGAAAGAACAGACTATCACAGGGATATATTAAGGAAAACAGATAGTGTTATTGACATGGTACGTGTGGCAACATATGCTCATCAAATATCTACGGCTGTTGATATGATAAAGGATGCTCATGATAAAGGGTATGAAACTACTATAAATATTATGGCAGTATCACTGCTATCTGAAACTATATTAAATAATGCTTTGGAGCAGTTATCAAAATCAGAAGTAGAAGTTATCTATATAGTTGACAGTTTTGGCTCACTTTACTCAAAGGATATACATAGACTGGTAAAAAAGTATATGCAGTATGCAAAATCAGAAGGTAAAAAAGTAGGTATCCATTGTCATAACAATCAACAACTAGCCTATTCCAATACCATTGAAGCAATTAACCATGGAGCTGAATATATTGATGCTACAATAGCGGGATTAGGCAGAGGAGCTGGAAATTGTCCAATAGAGTTGATTTTGGGCTTTTTAAAGAATCCTAAATACAATTTAAGACCGATTATTCAATGTATTGAAAAGCATATACCTGCAATAAAAAAAGAAAACAATTGGGGGTTTGATGTAGCATACATGCTTACAGGATTGTTAAATAGGCATCCACGTGAAGCTATCGCATTTTTAGACAGTAAAAGAGAAGACTATACAAACTTTTATGATACCATTATAAACAGTGACTAA
- a CDS encoding TetR/AcrR family transcriptional regulator: MKSKNADRRVKYTKMVIKNSLVKFLKEKPISKITVKEICEDADINRATFYAHYTDQYDLLQRIENEIIDDINLYLSEYNFEESNLVDIKIIERVLKYIAENAEVFDLLLNLNGDIKFQQEFINIIGQQHFLPILGNSALNKEDAEYLFHFLASGAVGVIQMWLKSGMKKSPRDIAKLILKTSNNGRTAFMPS, encoded by the coding sequence GTGAAATCAAAAAATGCAGACAGGCGTGTAAAATATACTAAAATGGTAATTAAAAATAGTCTTGTTAAATTCTTGAAAGAAAAGCCCATATCTAAAATTACAGTTAAAGAAATCTGTGAAGATGCAGACATTAACCGCGCTACTTTTTACGCACACTATACGGATCAATACGATTTACTCCAAAGAATAGAAAATGAAATTATTGATGATATTAATTTATATTTAAGCGAGTACAATTTCGAAGAAAGTAATCTCGTTGATATTAAAATAATTGAGAGAGTTCTAAAGTATATTGCCGAAAATGCAGAAGTTTTTGACCTTTTACTTAATCTCAACGGTGACATTAAATTTCAGCAAGAATTCATTAATATTATAGGTCAACAGCATTTTCTTCCTATATTGGGAAACAGTGCATTAAATAAAGAAGATGCTGAGTATCTATTTCACTTTTTAGCCTCAGGTGCTGTTGGTGTCATTCAAATGTGGCTTAAAAGCGGCATGAAAAAATCCCCCAGAGACATAGCCAAATTAATACTAAAAACCTCTAATAACGGAAGAACAGCTTTTATGCCATCATAA
- a CDS encoding ABC transporter ATP-binding protein: MALIEFENIKKEYIVGDVKITAVDGCTFSIEKGELVVILGPSGAGKTTVLNLLGGMDSPSDGKIIVDGNEIHKYNKKKLISYRRRDIGFVFQFYNLVGNLTALENVELACQICPDSLDPKTVLEQVGLSERMSSFPSQLSGGEQQRVAIARAIAKNPKLLLCDEPTGALDSVTGQRIIELLQRTCKEMGMTTVLITHNAVIADIADKVIKIKNGTVVDIIKNENPKKAAEIVW; encoded by the coding sequence ATGGCGCTTATAGAATTTGAAAATATTAAGAAGGAATATATAGTAGGTGATGTTAAAATTACAGCAGTTGATGGTTGTACTTTTTCAATAGAAAAAGGTGAACTGGTTGTTATCTTGGGGCCGTCAGGGGCAGGAAAAACCACAGTTTTAAATCTACTTGGTGGAATGGACAGCCCCAGCGACGGAAAAATCATAGTGGATGGTAACGAAATACACAAATACAATAAAAAAAAGCTGATAAGTTATAGACGTAGGGACATAGGATTTGTATTCCAGTTCTATAATCTTGTAGGAAATCTCACTGCACTTGAAAATGTTGAACTTGCTTGTCAGATATGCCCGGATTCACTTGACCCTAAAACTGTGTTAGAACAGGTGGGGCTTTCTGAGCGTATGTCCAGTTTTCCAAGTCAACTATCAGGAGGAGAGCAGCAGCGTGTAGCAATTGCTCGGGCAATAGCCAAGAATCCAAAGTTGCTTTTGTGTGATGAGCCAACAGGTGCCTTGGATAGCGTAACAGGTCAGAGGATTATTGAGCTTTTGCAAAGAACCTGTAAGGAAATGGGTATGACTACAGTTTTAATTACTCACAATGCAGTAATTGCAGATATAGCGGATAAGGTAATAAAAATAAAAAACGGTACTGTTGTGGATATTATTAAAAATGAAAATCCCAAAAAAGCTGCTGAGATTGTGTGGTGA
- a CDS encoding FtsX-like permease family protein has product MVIGLLYKNTLKKIKKSFGRYISLFIIVMIGVGFFAGIQATTPDMIDIANKYYKENNLLDFKIVSTMGLTDDDVNAIKKLNNINTVIPSYSLDVLDKDKAIRVHAIENGVNKLELAEGKMPQKDDECIADSKTYKIGDKIKITSDTEKKLKNKEYTVTGTAQSVLYLAEDYGNTTIGDGKLSSFIFINKDNFILETYTEIYLLAKGTKETTAYSKEYDIEASKLKDELLKIKFHRENARYQEIYSKADSEIRKNKTKLNEEKAKGQKKLADAKITLDENARKIEKGKAELIANEAKLKRDTEKQSAEFASAKEKISAGWKDINNALNKYQIKKEEIDTKINELNSAIGNMKAQLSRLPAESQEYIQLNATINQYSEMQKGLLKLQESITTLTTQEAKLDKGISTFNSEVAKAKKKIEQGKTELTQNEKKIKDGYAEYNKNLEKFNKEITDAQKKITDAEKDVSDIEMPKWHIFGREAAVGYSDLKSGIDVVASVAALFPFFFILIVMLMASNSMVRMIEEERSELGTLTSLGYSDGSIISTYLFYVLSASGLGAVVGFFIGCGIIPPLIYSTFQFILPSIVVKYSMATFSIILLITFALMSMVTVISCNKELKQKPSALMRPAPPKNGKTIVLERIKPLWSRLSFTWKVTLRNMFRYKKRACMTIVGVAGCTALLLVGFGLRDSMNGVAEKQYGEIFRYDNMFVLKNEIKNIQGDLENLLTREQIKEPLLLKQTALKCETKNKSYDAFLIVPANEDTFYKYFNLKNPYAGEQIALNDSGVIITQKLSDVYNAEKGDTITVKDAENNSYKLTVSGVAENYTADYIYMNNQMYNKIFGKAASYNAIVSNHASSDEKAFAKRLIDSGLVLNVVFNGDLIKKVLDHNESLNSIILLIVVVASLLAIIVLYNLTAINISERTREIATLKVLGFTDEETNGYIYREAFILTIVSIVIGLILGVYIHGLVIDVIRENSMVLFRKIKWLSFILAALLTVIFSVVMQVVTYFKLQKIDMIESLKSVE; this is encoded by the coding sequence GTGGTGATTGGTTTGCTGTATAAAAATACTCTTAAAAAAATAAAGAAATCATTTGGAAGGTATATATCGCTATTCATAATAGTTATGATTGGTGTGGGGTTTTTTGCTGGAATACAAGCTACTACACCTGATATGATAGACATAGCAAATAAATATTATAAAGAAAATAATCTACTAGACTTTAAAATAGTCAGTACAATGGGTTTGACTGACGATGATGTTAATGCAATTAAAAAACTTAATAATATAAATACAGTTATCCCAAGCTATTCACTGGATGTTTTGGATAAAGATAAAGCTATCCGTGTTCACGCAATAGAAAATGGGGTAAATAAATTGGAACTTGCTGAAGGCAAAATGCCTCAAAAAGATGACGAGTGTATTGCAGATAGTAAAACCTACAAAATAGGGGACAAAATAAAAATTACAAGCGATACGGAGAAAAAGCTGAAAAACAAGGAATATACCGTTACAGGTACAGCACAATCGGTATTATATCTGGCTGAAGATTACGGAAACACCACTATAGGCGACGGAAAGCTTTCTTCATTTATATTTATAAACAAAGACAATTTTATTTTAGAGACATATACGGAAATATATCTTCTTGCTAAAGGTACCAAGGAAACAACAGCATATTCTAAAGAATATGATATAGAAGCCTCAAAGCTGAAGGATGAACTTTTGAAAATAAAATTCCACCGAGAAAATGCAAGGTATCAGGAGATTTATTCAAAAGCTGACAGTGAAATAAGAAAAAATAAAACAAAATTAAATGAGGAAAAGGCAAAGGGACAAAAGAAGCTTGCAGATGCAAAAATAACCCTTGATGAAAATGCACGAAAGATTGAAAAAGGAAAAGCTGAGCTTATTGCCAATGAGGCAAAACTCAAAAGAGATACCGAAAAGCAAAGTGCAGAGTTTGCTTCTGCAAAAGAAAAAATATCAGCGGGCTGGAAGGATATAAATAATGCACTAAATAAGTATCAAATTAAAAAAGAAGAAATAGACACTAAAATCAATGAACTTAATTCTGCTATTGGGAATATGAAAGCACAGTTAAGCCGACTTCCGGCTGAAAGTCAGGAATATATTCAGCTTAACGCTACAATAAATCAATATTCAGAAATGCAAAAAGGCTTGCTAAAACTGCAGGAATCAATAACTACACTAACCACTCAGGAAGCAAAGCTGGATAAAGGGATTAGTACCTTTAACAGTGAAGTTGCTAAAGCTAAAAAGAAAATAGAACAGGGCAAAACTGAGTTAACTCAGAATGAAAAGAAAATAAAGGATGGGTATGCAGAATACAATAAAAATCTTGAGAAATTTAATAAGGAAATAACAGATGCACAGAAAAAGATAACAGATGCCGAAAAAGACGTTTCTGACATTGAAATGCCAAAATGGCATATATTTGGAAGAGAGGCGGCGGTGGGTTACAGTGATTTAAAATCAGGTATTGATGTAGTTGCTTCGGTTGCAGCACTATTTCCATTCTTTTTCATACTTATTGTAATGCTTATGGCATCAAATTCAATGGTCAGGATGATAGAAGAAGAAAGGAGCGAGTTAGGTACGTTAACCTCATTGGGGTATAGTGACGGCAGCATAATATCAACGTATCTCTTCTACGTATTGTCAGCTTCGGGATTAGGGGCAGTTGTAGGATTTTTCATAGGATGTGGAATAATTCCTCCGTTGATTTACTCAACCTTTCAGTTTATTCTGCCGTCCATTGTTGTTAAATACAGTATGGCAACCTTTTCGATAATTTTACTTATTACCTTTGCTCTTATGAGTATGGTAACGGTTATATCATGTAACAAAGAGCTTAAGCAGAAACCATCGGCATTAATGCGCCCGGCTCCACCTAAAAATGGTAAAACAATTGTTCTGGAAAGGATAAAACCTCTGTGGAGTCGCTTGTCCTTTACATGGAAGGTAACATTAAGGAATATGTTCAGGTATAAAAAGAGAGCATGTATGACAATTGTTGGAGTAGCAGGATGTACGGCTCTCCTACTTGTAGGTTTTGGCCTGAGGGACAGCATGAATGGTGTGGCAGAAAAACAATATGGTGAAATTTTTCGTTATGACAATATGTTTGTATTAAAAAATGAAATTAAAAATATACAGGGGGACTTGGAAAATCTTTTAACAAGGGAGCAGATAAAAGAACCTCTTTTACTTAAACAAACTGCATTAAAATGTGAAACAAAGAATAAGTCCTATGACGCTTTTTTAATAGTACCTGCAAATGAGGATACTTTTTACAAATATTTCAACCTGAAAAATCCATATGCCGGGGAACAGATAGCCCTGAATGACAGCGGCGTCATTATTACACAAAAACTGTCTGATGTTTATAATGCCGAAAAGGGCGACACAATTACTGTAAAAGATGCTGAAAATAATTCTTATAAGTTAACTGTTAGTGGTGTGGCAGAAAACTATACAGCCGATTACATTTATATGAACAATCAAATGTACAATAAGATATTCGGTAAAGCTGCATCATATAATGCTATTGTGTCAAATCATGCATCATCTGATGAAAAGGCTTTTGCTAAAAGGCTTATTGACAGCGGCTTGGTTTTGAATGTAGTGTTTAACGGGGACTTGATAAAGAAGGTTCTTGACCACAATGAAAGCCTTAACAGCATAATTTTGTTGATTGTGGTAGTTGCCTCCCTTTTAGCAATTATCGTTCTATATAACCTGACAGCCATCAATATAAGCGAGCGAACTCGTGAAATTGCAACACTGAAAGTACTTGGTTTTACTGATGAAGAAACAAACGGATATATTTACAGAGAAGCTTTTATACTTACAATAGTAAGTATTGTGATAGGACTGATATTGGGAGTATATATCCACGGTTTAGTAATTGACGTAATTAGAGAAAACTCAATGGTGTTGTTCAGAAAAATAAAATGGCTTAGCTTTATACTGGCGGCATTACTGACGGTAATATTCTCTGTGGTAATGCAAGTAGTAACTTATTTCAAGCTGCAGAAAATTGATATGATAGAATCACTGAAGTCTGTGGAATAG